Genomic segment of Deltaproteobacteria bacterium:
AGGCGCCCGCAAAGACGCGACCGGAGCGTACACGTAAGTACGTAAGGATCGCGGCTTTGCGGGCAACACCGCAGATGGGCCCTTTTTAGAGGTCCCCTGAAAGTGATTTTCAATATCAGGCTTTCCATTGACTTATACCCCCTTTTCATTTAAATCTAAGACGTGACCTCGACACATAAAACCGTGGCGGACCTCCGTATAGGCGAAGTGGGCGTCATTAAGGACTTTATTCTTAGCAATACGTTTGTCCATAAATTAAGGGAAATGGGGCTTACCTGCGGTGCT
This window contains:
- a CDS encoding ferrous iron transport protein A; the encoded protein is MTSTHKTVADLRIGEVGVIKDFILSNTFVHKLREMGLTCGASVLINKIAPFGDPIELKIRDYRLSIRRKDARHILLESKK